From Cellulophaga lytica DSM 7489, a single genomic window includes:
- a CDS encoding flavin reductase family protein: MKKTISIVPNEVTTAKLHGYFLGAVGPRPIAFASTVDKDGNPNLSPFSFFNVFSANPPILIFSPARRVRNNTTKHTLENVLETKEVVVNIVNYAIVQQMSLSSTEYAEGVNEFKKAGLTMLKSDVVTPFRVAESPVQFECKVTKVEALGDEGGAGNLVFCEVVKVHVDSSVLDENGSIDQHKIDLVARMGGNWYSRAKEGMFEVPKPLSTLGIGIDSLPDKIKNSKLLSGNDLGLLGNIEVLPTAKSVQQFVNENEDAQATLATNDSVQLQLKAKEYIFNNNPLGALKLLLAGIDIIE; this comes from the coding sequence ATGAAAAAAACAATTTCTATAGTACCAAACGAGGTTACAACGGCTAAATTGCACGGATATTTTTTAGGTGCTGTTGGCCCTAGACCTATTGCATTTGCTAGCACAGTAGATAAAGATGGTAACCCTAACTTATCTCCTTTTAGTTTTTTTAATGTATTTAGTGCAAACCCGCCAATACTAATTTTTTCTCCTGCTAGGCGTGTTAGAAATAATACAACAAAACACACCTTAGAAAATGTATTAGAGACTAAGGAAGTTGTGGTAAATATTGTAAATTATGCAATAGTACAGCAAATGTCTTTGTCTAGTACAGAGTATGCAGAAGGGGTAAATGAGTTTAAAAAGGCTGGTTTAACAATGTTAAAGTCTGATGTGGTCACCCCTTTTAGGGTAGCAGAATCTCCAGTGCAATTTGAGTGCAAAGTTACAAAAGTAGAGGCTTTAGGTGATGAAGGTGGTGCCGGTAATTTGGTGTTTTGCGAAGTTGTTAAGGTGCACGTAGATTCTTCAGTTTTAGATGAAAACGGAAGTATAGACCAACATAAAATAGATTTGGTTGCCCGTATGGGAGGTAATTGGTATAGCAGAGCTAAAGAAGGTATGTTTGAGGTTCCAAAACCGTTATCTACCTTAGGAATAGGTATAGATAGTTTGCCAGACAAAATAAAAAACAGTAAGTTGTTATCTGGTAATGATTTAGGGTTGTTAGGTAATATAGAAGTTTTACCAACAGCCAAAAGTGTACAACAATTTGTTAATGAAAATGAAGATGCACAAGCAACACTAGCAACTAATGATAGTGTACAGCTGCAATTAAAGGCTAAAGAATATATTTTTAATAACAACCCATTGGGAGCATTAAAATTATTGTTAGCAGGTATAGATATAATAGAATAA
- a CDS encoding DUF4301 family protein, whose translation MNFTDIDLKQFAAKGITNEKVLAQIETFKEGIPFVNLSKAAVVGDGILKFTDEEQEELISLFEKERSEKELLKFTPASGAATRMFKALFAFLEVYNPKKQTLQEYINTSEDNAIKTFTEGLKNFPFYKDVKSRIGNNFSSTGEEVYAFVEELLVENKLNYGFYPKGLLPFHAYKNGIVTPFYEHLKEAALYATTAKKAKLHFTISEQHKKMFLEKEAQVLDVVTKETGVSFEVDYSFQKVETDTIAVDIDNIPFRLKNGSLLFRPGGHGALIENLNDKKADVIFIKNIDNIIVEEHLETIANSKKMLAGFLLKVQNKAFKYASILDNNDVDDDLINEIRLFLKEELNVRFKNGFIHLGKEDQIALLKNHINRPIRVCGMVKNLGDPGGGPFWIKDYQENVSLQIVESAQINTSNYNQAKILQNATHFNPVDLVCGVKNYKGEKYNLLDFVNEKQGFITEKTKEGRPVKALELPGLWNGAMAYWNTIFVEVPSITFNPVKTVNDLLKSAHQPL comes from the coding sequence ATGAATTTTACAGATATAGATTTAAAGCAATTTGCAGCAAAAGGAATTACTAACGAAAAGGTTTTAGCTCAAATAGAAACCTTTAAAGAGGGGATACCTTTTGTAAATTTATCTAAAGCAGCCGTTGTAGGTGATGGTATCTTAAAATTTACAGATGAAGAGCAGGAAGAGCTTATTTCTTTGTTTGAAAAAGAACGTTCAGAAAAAGAATTGCTAAAATTTACTCCTGCCTCTGGTGCAGCAACACGTATGTTTAAGGCTTTATTTGCTTTTTTAGAAGTATATAACCCTAAAAAACAAACATTACAAGAGTATATAAATACATCAGAAGATAATGCTATTAAGACTTTTACAGAAGGATTAAAAAACTTCCCTTTTTATAAAGATGTAAAATCGCGTATAGGTAATAATTTTTCGTCTACAGGAGAAGAAGTGTATGCTTTTGTGGAAGAATTATTAGTAGAAAATAAATTAAATTATGGCTTTTACCCCAAAGGATTATTGCCTTTTCATGCATACAAAAACGGTATTGTAACTCCGTTTTATGAACATTTAAAAGAGGCTGCATTGTACGCAACAACTGCTAAAAAGGCCAAGCTGCATTTTACAATTTCAGAACAGCATAAAAAAATGTTTTTAGAAAAGGAAGCGCAAGTATTAGATGTGGTTACAAAAGAAACAGGTGTTAGTTTTGAGGTAGATTATTCATTTCAGAAAGTAGAAACAGACACCATTGCTGTAGATATAGATAACATTCCTTTTAGATTAAAAAACGGAAGCTTATTGTTTAGGCCAGGAGGTCATGGGGCACTTATTGAAAATTTAAACGATAAAAAAGCAGATGTTATTTTTATAAAAAACATAGATAATATTATTGTAGAAGAACATTTAGAAACAATAGCTAACAGCAAAAAAATGCTAGCAGGGTTTTTATTAAAAGTTCAGAATAAAGCGTTTAAATATGCTTCAATTTTAGACAATAATGATGTTGATGACGATTTAATAAATGAAATTAGATTGTTTTTAAAGGAGGAATTAAATGTCAGATTTAAAAATGGATTTATTCACTTAGGAAAAGAAGATCAAATAGCACTTTTAAAAAATCATATAAACAGGCCAATTAGAGTTTGTGGTATGGTAAAAAACCTTGGAGATCCAGGTGGTGGGCCATTTTGGATTAAAGATTATCAAGAAAATGTTTCACTTCAAATAGTAGAGTCGGCACAAATTAATACGTCTAATTACAATCAGGCTAAAATATTGCAAAATGCAACTCATTTTAACCCAGTAGATTTAGTTTGTGGTGTTAAAAATTACAAAGGAGAAAAATATAATTTGTTAGACTTTGTAAATGAAAAGCAAGGTTTTATAACAGAAAAAACAAAAGAAGGAAGGCCTGTTAAGGCTTTAGAATTGCCTGGTCTTTGGAACGGAGCAATGGCATATTGGAACACTATTTTTGTAGAGGTGCCAAGTATTACTTTTAACCCAGTAAAAACAGTAAACGATTTGCTTAAATCTGCTCACCAACCGTTGTAA
- the dcm gene encoding DNA (cytosine-5-)-methyltransferase — MVTKDYYSLNEVSEILGKSKETLRRWDRDGKFSAVREPISQYRIYKKEQVNSLLEQLSIDYEDTIDNSVTPIKEFKVLELFAGAGGLAVGLEKAGIKCVALNEIDKWACQTLRENRPHWNVLEGDIKSFNFSEYNNQVDIVTGGFPCQAFSYAGKKLGLQDARGTLFYEFARAVKEVNPLICIGENVKGLLSHEKGKTIEGMISILDEIGYNVVPVKVLKAINYKVPQKRERVILVGVRKDIDIKYEYPKPHNKIYNLIDALKKGELYNCNVPKSEGSKYPEHKKAVLDLIPQKGYWRNLPLDIQKEYMGKSFYLGGGKTGIARRIGWDEPSLTLTCSPAQKQTERCHPEETRPFTVREYARIQTFPDEWKFMGSVSQQYKQIGNAVPCNLGQEIGYSVIKFLNEYYLSLSKPK; from the coding sequence ATGGTTACTAAAGATTATTATTCTTTAAATGAGGTTTCTGAAATTCTAGGAAAAAGCAAAGAAACATTGAGGCGTTGGGATAGAGATGGAAAGTTTTCAGCTGTTAGAGAGCCTATTAGTCAATATAGAATTTATAAAAAAGAACAAGTCAATTCTCTTTTAGAACAATTATCTATCGACTACGAAGATACGATAGATAATTCTGTTACTCCAATAAAAGAGTTTAAGGTTTTAGAATTATTTGCAGGAGCTGGAGGTTTAGCTGTTGGTTTAGAAAAGGCAGGGATTAAATGTGTCGCTTTAAATGAAATTGATAAATGGGCTTGTCAAACTTTAAGAGAGAATAGACCTCATTGGAATGTTCTAGAAGGAGACATTAAGTCTTTTAATTTTTCGGAATACAATAATCAAGTTGATATTGTTACTGGTGGTTTTCCGTGTCAAGCATTTAGTTATGCTGGGAAAAAATTAGGACTTCAAGACGCAAGAGGAACTCTTTTTTACGAATTTGCTAGAGCAGTTAAAGAAGTCAATCCATTAATTTGTATTGGTGAAAATGTTAAGGGTTTATTATCTCACGAAAAAGGAAAGACAATTGAAGGAATGATTTCTATTTTAGATGAAATCGGTTATAATGTTGTTCCTGTAAAAGTTTTGAAAGCAATTAATTATAAAGTTCCTCAAAAAAGAGAAAGAGTAATTTTAGTAGGAGTACGAAAAGATATTGATATAAAATATGAATATCCTAAACCACATAATAAAATTTACAACTTAATAGATGCTCTTAAAAAAGGAGAGTTATATAATTGTAACGTACCCAAATCAGAAGGTTCAAAATATCCAGAACATAAAAAGGCTGTATTGGATTTAATTCCTCAAAAAGGGTATTGGAGGAACTTACCTTTAGATATTCAAAAAGAGTATATGGGAAAGAGTTTTTATTTAGGAGGAGGAAAAACTGGTATTGCTCGAAGAATTGGATGGGACGAACCAAGTTTAACTCTTACTTGTAGTCCAGCTCAAAAACAAACAGAAAGGTGTCACCCGGAAGAAACGCGACCGTTTACAGTAAGAGAATATGCAAGAATACAAACCTTTCCAGATGAATGGAAATTTATGGGTTCTGTATCTCAGCAATACAAACAAATAGGAAATGCCGTTCCCTGTAATTTAGGACAAGAAATTGGATATTCAGTTATTAAGTTTTTAAATGAATATTATTTGAGTTTGTCAAAACCTAAATAA
- the greA gene encoding transcription elongation factor GreA, whose amino-acid sequence MSNVSYYTAEGLKKLKDELNQLKDIERPKASQAIAEARDKGDLSENAEYDAAKEAQGLLELKISKLEEIVAGARIIDESQLDTSKVLVLSTVKLKNQSNGMEMKYTLVAESEADLKTGKISVNSPIGKGLLGKSVGDEAEIAVPNGKIKLTILEITRA is encoded by the coding sequence ATGAGTAACGTATCTTATTATACCGCAGAAGGTTTAAAAAAGTTAAAAGACGAGCTTAATCAGCTTAAAGACATAGAGCGCCCAAAAGCGTCACAAGCTATTGCAGAGGCTAGGGATAAAGGAGATTTATCTGAGAATGCAGAGTACGATGCAGCCAAAGAAGCACAAGGTTTATTAGAGCTTAAAATTTCTAAGTTAGAAGAAATTGTTGCTGGAGCCAGAATTATTGATGAGTCTCAGTTAGATACATCTAAGGTACTAGTTTTATCTACGGTTAAACTAAAAAACCAGTCTAACGGTATGGAAATGAAATATACCTTAGTTGCAGAAAGTGAAGCCGATTTAAAAACAGGGAAAATATCTGTAAACTCTCCAATAGGTAAAGGTTTGCTAGGTAAAAGTGTTGGTGACGAAGCAGAAATTGCTGTGCCTAACGGAAAAATTAAACTTACAATTTTAGAAATAACTAGAGCATAA
- a CDS encoding HIT family protein has product MASIFSKIINGEIPCYKVAEDANYFAFLDISPNAKGHTLCVPKKEVDKILDLDEETYMGLMAFSRKVGKAIEAVIPCNRVGMSVIGLEVPHVHVHLIPLNSMADASFKKKEEVTTEEFTALAAKIAAKIQ; this is encoded by the coding sequence ATGGCATCTATTTTCAGTAAAATAATTAATGGCGAAATACCTTGTTATAAGGTGGCAGAAGATGCTAACTATTTTGCTTTTTTAGATATTAGCCCTAACGCAAAAGGGCATACGCTTTGTGTGCCCAAAAAAGAGGTAGATAAAATTCTAGATTTAGACGAAGAAACTTATATGGGGTTAATGGCTTTTTCAAGAAAAGTGGGCAAAGCTATTGAAGCTGTTATTCCTTGCAACCGTGTAGGTATGTCTGTTATTGGTTTAGAAGTGCCACATGTGCACGTGCATTTAATACCTCTAAATTCTATGGCAGATGCTTCATTTAAAAAGAAAGAGGAAGTTACTACAGAAGAGTTTACGGCTTTAGCAGCAAAAATAGCAGCTAAAATTCAATAA
- a CDS encoding Eco47II family restriction endonuclease: MANKYLSFISDEHLLSCIENLHRSYLKAKVNVTKKKFYKNKIDTIKLTFDAKFNDLDEETLIKTEINRQIDKSINNSIGTFHEQILGGITGFEIGNLSGFDIKATDDTLFADIKNKHNTMNSSSAESLFQKLAKYADTYKKANCYWVQILAKNSFNEKWFSEINGKEYSHSRVYKISGDQFYKLLSGKENALFELYQVLPQAISDYLSKQENEKTQSNSALEEITESSEKSKRSILDEITFENYSYYLGFDKLK; this comes from the coding sequence ATGGCGAATAAATATCTAAGCTTTATATCTGATGAACATCTTTTAAGTTGTATTGAAAATCTTCATAGATCATACTTAAAGGCAAAAGTCAATGTAACTAAAAAGAAGTTTTATAAAAACAAAATAGATACGATTAAACTTACTTTTGATGCTAAATTCAATGATTTAGATGAAGAAACTCTTATTAAGACAGAAATAAATCGTCAAATTGATAAGTCTATAAATAACTCAATTGGAACTTTTCACGAACAGATTTTGGGAGGAATCACAGGTTTTGAAATTGGGAACCTAAGCGGTTTTGACATTAAAGCAACTGACGATACTTTATTTGCTGACATAAAAAATAAGCACAACACAATGAATAGTAGTTCTGCTGAAAGTTTATTTCAAAAATTAGCAAAATATGCAGATACTTATAAAAAAGCGAATTGCTACTGGGTTCAGATTTTAGCAAAAAACAGTTTTAATGAAAAGTGGTTTAGCGAAATTAATGGAAAAGAATACAGTCATAGCAGAGTTTATAAAATATCAGGAGACCAGTTTTATAAATTACTTTCAGGTAAAGAAAATGCTCTTTTCGAATTATATCAAGTTTTACCTCAAGCTATATCAGATTATTTGAGTAAGCAAGAAAATGAAAAAACTCAAAGTAATTCTGCTCTTGAAGAAATCACTGAAAGTTCAGAAAAATCAAAAAGAAGTATTTTAGACGAAATTACCTTTGAAAATTATAGCTATTATTTAGGTTTTGACAAACTCAAATAA
- a CDS encoding DUF3127 domain-containing protein: MEVQGKVKMVGETQTFGSNGFRKREIVVTTEEQYPQHIMVEFVQDKCDLLNGYSVGQPVKISINLRGREWVNPQGETKYFNSIQGWRIENLQQAAPSGDAGIPPAAPAQAFEPADNLNEEDHDDLPF, encoded by the coding sequence ATGGAAGTACAAGGAAAAGTAAAAATGGTTGGGGAAACTCAGACTTTTGGAAGTAACGGATTTAGAAAAAGAGAAATAGTTGTTACAACAGAGGAGCAGTATCCACAGCATATAATGGTAGAGTTTGTTCAGGATAAATGCGATTTGTTAAACGGTTATAGTGTTGGGCAACCAGTAAAAATTAGCATAAACCTTAGAGGTAGAGAATGGGTTAACCCACAAGGAGAAACTAAGTACTTTAACTCTATACAGGGTTGGAGAATAGAAAACTTACAACAAGCTGCTCCAAGCGGAGATGCAGGAATACCACCAGCTGCGCCAGCACAAGCTTTTGAACCTGCTGATAATTTAAATGAAGAAGATCACGATGATTTGCCTTTCTAG
- a CDS encoding VOC family protein yields the protein MKLGAFSISLSVKDIKTSKAFYEKLGFSVFAGEIDKKYLILKNENTIIGLFEGMFDKNMLTFNPGWDQNANTLKNYDDIRDIQKQLIASGLELSSKADENTTGPANLVIVDPDGNPILLDQHV from the coding sequence ATGAAATTAGGAGCATTTTCTATAAGTTTAAGCGTAAAAGACATAAAAACATCTAAAGCTTTTTACGAAAAATTAGGTTTTAGTGTTTTTGCTGGTGAAATTGATAAAAAGTATCTAATACTTAAAAACGAAAACACCATTATTGGTTTGTTTGAAGGAATGTTTGATAAAAATATGCTAACATTTAATCCTGGTTGGGACCAAAATGCAAATACACTTAAAAATTATGATGATATTAGAGACATACAAAAGCAATTAATTGCCTCTGGACTTGAGCTTAGCTCAAAAGCAGATGAAAACACTACAGGACCTGCAAACTTAGTTATTGTAGACCCTGACGGAAACCCTATTCTGCTAGACCAACACGTGTAA
- the aat gene encoding leucyl/phenylalanyl-tRNA--protein transferase yields MVNPIYYLTDKLEFPPVHTANEEGLLAAGGDLSVERLQLAYKSGIFPWFDDDRLPLWWSPDPRMVLFPQELKVSKSMRKLLRDETFTVTKNKNFEEVIHRCATVPRDGQPGTWITQNMQNAYIELHKKGFAHSYEVWLDSQLVGGLYGIDLGTVFCGESMFSDVSNASKYGFITMVQEMQANNYKLIDCQVYTQHLESLGAREIDRGYFMEFIE; encoded by the coding sequence ATGGTGAATCCAATATATTATTTAACAGATAAGTTAGAGTTTCCTCCAGTACATACAGCTAATGAAGAAGGTTTGTTAGCGGCTGGAGGAGATTTATCTGTAGAACGATTACAACTTGCCTATAAAAGCGGAATTTTTCCTTGGTTTGATGATGATAGATTGCCACTTTGGTGGAGTCCAGACCCAAGAATGGTATTGTTTCCGCAAGAATTAAAAGTTTCTAAAAGTATGCGTAAGCTTTTACGCGATGAAACTTTTACTGTCACAAAAAATAAAAATTTTGAAGAAGTAATTCACCGTTGTGCTACTGTACCAAGAGATGGGCAGCCAGGCACGTGGATTACCCAAAATATGCAAAACGCATATATAGAATTGCATAAAAAAGGCTTTGCACACTCTTACGAGGTTTGGTTAGATAGCCAATTGGTGGGTGGTTTGTATGGCATAGATTTAGGTACTGTGTTTTGTGGAGAAAGTATGTTTAGTGATGTTAGCAACGCATCTAAATACGGTTTTATAACAATGGTACAAGAAATGCAAGCTAACAATTACAAACTTATAGATTGCCAAGTCTATACACAGCACCTAGAGAGTTTAGGCGCCAGAGAAATAGATAGGGGTTATTTTATGGAGTTTATTGAGTAG
- a CDS encoding sensor histidine kinase: MNFNPKNKTINISLMVGAFFIVSLILWNTNSFFEQFKKEERHKMEIWATAQTEFRNSSQTEDLGDLHLKIFQNNTSTPMILVNKSGTFNAKNIEGNKKKDTAFIKQKIEDFKKENTPILMTHKGELIATLYYGNSEVLNNLKYYPLALLLIIFLFGAVIFFFFKTNKASEQSKLWAGMAKETAHQIGTPLTSLLGWNELLKDENINPEISVEIEKDICRLQTITDRFSNIGSLPKLEEKDIVAETKSAFDYLKRRSSKLIQFSFDSKVDELPVMLNKPLYNWTIENLVKNGIDAMRGKGHIAIEIIPAGSFVNILVSDTGHGIPKGNYASIFNPGHTSKRRGWGLGLSLVKRIVEEYHNGKVKVLSSSKDGTVMQISLKTKI; the protein is encoded by the coding sequence ATGAATTTTAATCCAAAAAACAAAACTATAAACATTTCCTTAATGGTTGGCGCTTTCTTTATTGTGAGCCTTATTTTATGGAATACAAATAGTTTTTTTGAGCAATTTAAGAAAGAAGAAAGACACAAAATGGAAATATGGGCCACAGCCCAAACCGAGTTCCGTAACTCTTCACAAACGGAAGATTTAGGAGATTTACATTTAAAGATTTTTCAAAACAATACCTCTACACCAATGATTTTGGTGAACAAAAGCGGCACTTTTAACGCAAAAAACATAGAAGGCAACAAAAAGAAAGACACTGCTTTTATAAAACAAAAGATAGAGGATTTTAAAAAAGAAAATACACCTATTTTAATGACCCATAAAGGAGAACTAATTGCTACCCTTTATTATGGTAATTCTGAAGTTTTAAATAATTTAAAATATTACCCTTTAGCGCTATTACTAATTATATTTTTATTTGGTGCTGTAATTTTCTTTTTCTTTAAAACCAATAAAGCATCTGAACAAAGTAAACTTTGGGCTGGTATGGCTAAAGAAACGGCACACCAAATTGGCACTCCGCTTACCTCTCTTTTGGGGTGGAATGAGTTGTTAAAAGATGAAAACATAAATCCAGAAATATCTGTAGAAATTGAAAAAGATATTTGTAGGCTACAAACTATTACAGACAGGTTTTCTAACATTGGGTCTTTACCTAAGCTTGAAGAAAAAGATATTGTTGCCGAAACTAAAAGTGCTTTTGATTATTTAAAACGAAGAAGCTCTAAATTAATTCAGTTTTCTTTTGATAGTAAAGTAGATGAACTGCCAGTTATGCTTAACAAACCCTTGTACAACTGGACCATTGAAAACTTAGTTAAAAATGGTATTGATGCTATGCGAGGTAAAGGACATATTGCCATAGAAATTATCCCTGCAGGAAGCTTTGTAAACATTTTAGTGTCTGATACTGGCCATGGAATACCTAAAGGAAACTATGCTTCTATTTTTAATCCAGGGCACACATCTAAGCGTCGTGGCTGGGGTTTAGGGCTGTCTTTAGTTAAAAGAATTGTAGAAGAATACCATAACGGTAAAGTAAAAGTGTTATCTTCGAGTAAAGATGGCACTGTAATGCAGATTTCGTTAAAAACAAAAATTTAA
- a CDS encoding Rieske (2Fe-2S) protein: MKTLFTLLAVFLLLSCDSGRTNRNPYLQEISFRIDLNLNLPSYSALKNTGNAVYVGSQGVGTKGIFVINTGFDSFMAFEASCPNHEPSSCSTMILDDDKQNVTCPCEDYKYNLFTGQFLNRPDDDNRYHDMLFYSSSINGNIVTVRN; encoded by the coding sequence ATGAAAACACTTTTTACACTTTTAGCCGTTTTTCTATTACTTTCTTGTGATAGCGGCAGAACTAACAGAAATCCTTACCTACAAGAGATTAGTTTTAGAATAGATTTAAACCTAAACTTACCATCATATAGTGCCTTAAAAAACACTGGAAATGCCGTTTACGTTGGCAGTCAAGGTGTTGGCACTAAAGGTATTTTTGTTATAAATACAGGGTTTGATAGTTTTATGGCTTTTGAAGCTAGCTGCCCAAACCACGAGCCTAGCTCTTGCTCTACTATGATTTTAGATGATGATAAGCAAAATGTTACTTGCCCATGCGAAGACTATAAATACAATTTATTTACGGGTCAATTTTTAAATAGGCCAGATGATGACAATAGATATCATGACATGCTTTTTTACAGCTCATCTATAAACGGTAATATAGTTACTGTTAGAAATTAA
- a CDS encoding TonB-dependent receptor: MKTNCFKLSATTHKNSSNKRQVYLKTLGTTLAVFGLAFTSAAQEKEIDTLEGKKVVLDEVLVSGVRVTTQSPVTFSNLTKEQFKSRNLGQDIPILMNFLPAVVTTSDAGAGVGYTGIRVRGTDATRVNVTINGIPYNDSESHGTFWVNMPDFASSTENLQLQRGVGTSTNGSGAFGASLNILTDAVSADAYGQVSTSIGSFNTLKNNIKFSTGLLNNHVEISGRLSRIASDGYVDRASSNLDSYFLQAAYVDDNTLIKALLFGGHEVTYQSWDGIDAETLKENRTYNPVGAYKDENGVTQFYANENDDYKQDHFQLLWNEQISDTWSTNLAVHYTKGRGFFEQYKEDEDPADYNGIVAGFNGTDVTDLIRRRWLDNDFYGTTFSANYKENGVNFIIGGGYNKYKGDHFGEVIWAQQFTANSSYEDRYYDDNSTKTDFNIYTKLNYNVDEKWSLFGDVQFRRVGYKANGEDTGLVNDRFNFINPKAGVTFNLNKNNNFYASYAVANREPNRNDYESGSPKPEKLNDYELGWRYVTSAVQVNTNLYYMGYKDQLVVTGELNDVGAPLRENVGDSYRFGLEVDANIVFNDQLSTRPNIAVSSNKNKDFFTDRDGDIQDLGDTNIAYSPNVVAGNIFTYAPKENIKLSFLSKFVGEQYLSNTDTEDSKLDSYFVNDFNVAYEIKFNKIFKSVVLTGLVNNVFNEKYVSNGYTYLNSWDTPGTTFEVQGYYPQAGTNFLVGATFNF, translated from the coding sequence ATGAAAACAAACTGTTTTAAATTAAGTGCTACTACTCACAAAAATAGCAGCAATAAAAGACAAGTATACTTAAAAACTTTAGGCACAACTTTAGCTGTTTTTGGATTAGCTTTTACAAGCGCGGCACAAGAAAAAGAAATAGACACCTTAGAAGGTAAAAAGGTAGTTTTAGATGAGGTTTTAGTTTCTGGAGTACGTGTAACAACTCAATCTCCTGTAACATTCTCTAACTTAACCAAAGAGCAATTTAAATCTCGTAATTTAGGTCAGGATATTCCTATATTAATGAACTTTTTACCTGCTGTAGTAACCACTTCAGATGCTGGTGCTGGTGTTGGTTATACGGGTATTAGAGTGCGTGGTACAGATGCTACGCGTGTAAATGTTACTATAAATGGTATACCTTATAACGACTCTGAGTCTCACGGTACTTTTTGGGTTAATATGCCAGACTTTGCTTCTTCTACAGAGAATTTGCAATTGCAACGAGGTGTTGGTACATCTACTAACGGTTCTGGTGCTTTTGGTGCCAGTTTAAACATTTTAACAGATGCTGTTTCTGCAGATGCATACGGGCAAGTATCTACATCTATTGGTAGTTTTAATACGTTAAAAAACAATATTAAATTTAGTACAGGTTTATTAAATAATCACGTAGAAATTTCTGGTAGGTTGTCTAGAATTGCTTCAGATGGTTATGTAGACAGGGCTTCGTCTAACTTAGATTCTTACTTTTTGCAAGCTGCTTATGTAGATGATAATACTTTAATAAAGGCATTACTTTTTGGAGGTCATGAGGTCACGTACCAATCTTGGGATGGTATTGATGCAGAAACATTAAAAGAAAACAGAACATACAACCCGGTTGGTGCTTACAAAGATGAAAATGGTGTTACTCAGTTTTATGCTAACGAAAATGATGATTACAAGCAAGATCATTTTCAATTATTGTGGAACGAGCAAATTTCTGATACTTGGTCTACTAACCTGGCTGTACACTATACAAAAGGTCGTGGTTTTTTTGAGCAATACAAAGAAGATGAAGATCCTGCAGATTATAATGGTATTGTAGCTGGTTTTAACGGAACAGATGTTACAGATTTAATTAGAAGAAGGTGGTTAGATAATGATTTTTATGGGACTACTTTTTCTGCTAACTATAAAGAAAACGGAGTAAACTTTATTATAGGTGGTGGCTATAATAAATATAAAGGAGACCATTTTGGAGAAGTAATTTGGGCACAGCAATTTACAGCTAATAGTAGTTATGAAGACCGTTATTATGATGATAACTCTACTAAAACCGACTTTAATATCTACACTAAATTAAATTATAATGTAGATGAGAAATGGAGCCTTTTTGGAGATGTACAATTCAGAAGAGTTGGTTATAAGGCTAACGGAGAAGATACAGGTTTGGTAAATGATAGGTTTAATTTTATAAATCCAAAAGCTGGGGTAACTTTTAACTTAAATAAAAATAATAATTTTTATGCTTCTTATGCTGTGGCAAACAGAGAGCCTAACAGAAATGATTATGAAAGCGGTAGTCCTAAGCCAGAAAAATTAAATGATTATGAGTTAGGTTGGCGCTATGTAACTTCTGCCGTACAAGTAAACACAAACTTATACTATATGGGTTATAAAGATCAACTGGTTGTTACGGGTGAGTTAAATGATGTAGGAGCTCCGCTTAGAGAAAATGTTGGAGATAGTTACCGTTTTGGTTTAGAAGTAGATGCAAATATTGTTTTTAATGATCAGCTCTCTACCAGACCAAACATTGCCGTAAGTAGTAATAAAAATAAAGATTTTTTCACAGATAGAGATGGAGATATACAAGACTTAGGAGATACAAATATTGCGTATTCGCCAAACGTTGTTGCCGGAAATATTTTTACTTATGCGCCAAAAGAGAACATAAAATTATCTTTTTTATCTAAATTTGTAGGCGAACAATACTTAAGTAACACAGATACAGAAGACTCTAAATTAGATAGCTATTTTGTAAACGATTTTAATGTGGCTTACGAGATAAAATTTAATAAAATATTTAAGTCAGTTGTCTTAACCGGATTAGTAAATAATGTTTTTAATGAAAAATATGTATCTAACGGATATACATATTTAAATAGTTGGGACACTCCTGGCACTACTTTTGAAGTACAAGGTTATTACCCACAAGCAGGAACAAACTTTTTAGTGGGTGCAACATTTAATTTTTAA